DNA from Rhinoderma darwinii isolate aRhiDar2 chromosome 6, aRhiDar2.hap1, whole genome shotgun sequence:
cagagcgtacaaaaaattcaggctgatagaagacgttctgctaacccccggtttgtcgtcggggatctggtgtggttgtcgtctaggaacttgcgccttaaggtcccgtccaggaagtttgctccccgatttattgggccttataaggtcattgaagtcctcaaccctgtatccttccgtctggagctgcccccatcctttcgcatacacgacgtctttcatgcctccctccttaaacgctgctccccgtcctggtccccctcgaggaaacctcctgttcccgttctcacccctgagggggtggaattcgaggtggccaagattgtggacagtaggatgatccagggctccctccagtacctggtccattggagaggatgcaggccggaggagaggacttgggtacctgctcgagatgttcacgctggggtattggtcaggaggttccaccttctcttccccactaaaccaggtcctcttagtaagggtccggtggcccctcataaaagggggggtactgtaaaggatctgccaggcactacgtctgtggatactcccaggattaatcaatcgacacctgaggccggacctcttagactgactccggctcccaccaatcagggtggcaggctcaggagtgggagagcctatcgcggcctggtcagtcggagtcagcttcgccccctgtccatttatacctgccattttctcttcctcattgcttgtgattcttcctggtatcCTGGCCCTGctccagccttgctccagcctgctactgccttgcttcagccttgctacagcttccgcttatcctgcttcgctctgaccccggcttgcttcctgctccttgctctgcgttcgtatacttcgtgatatcctgattctgactgactcgttgaccactctggtttcctcacggtgttccgtgggctactgccccttcccttgcttgttccctgtttgtattcccttgcacttagtcagcgtagggaccgctgcccagttgtaccccgtcgcctagggcgggtcgttgcaagcaggcagggacagggcggtgggtagattagggctcacttatccccttccccttcttcctgccataacacacaTGTTTGAGAATTTGCAATGTAGTGTCACATACTGTATCAGCTATTTTCTAAACGTTATTTCTTTTTCTTGTTTAAGCATTAGCATGTTGCAGAAAAACGGCACAGTATTTACAGAATTTATTCTTCTCGGGCTTTCCAGCAATCCAAGGACACAAACAACTCTCTTTGTTATATTTCTGatagtatatatatttacagttcTTGGGAATGTTATGATTATTGTGGTGACTCTTACAGATAGCAGTCTTCAGACTCCTATGTACTTCTTCATTACTAACTTATCCTTCATCGATATCTTTTTTTCATCATCAACTACGCCGCGAATGCTGAAGGACATGTTGCTATTTAGGAAGACAAGTTCACTTGCAGAATGTGTTGTTCAAATGTACATTTTCCTTTCTTTAGGGTCATCTGAATGTATTTTATTAGCTATAATGGCCTATGATCGTTATATGGCAATATGCTACCCATTACATTACACTACAGTCATGGAAAGGACAGTATGTATAAAGATAGCTACAGGAAACTGGATCTCTGGTTTTCTATTGTCCATTTTTCACGTTGTTCTAATATGGACTATGTATTTCTGTGACAATAACAAAATCAACCATTTTGTATGTGAAGCTCCAGAACTTCTGTCACTGGGTTGTGGAAATGTTTCTGTTGTTGAGTTTGTAATATTTGTTTTTGGCGTGCTGGTTTTAATCATACCCATTGTTTTTATAATAACTTCTTATATTCAAATAATAAGAGCTATTTTAAAGATGAAAACCTCCGaagttcagcaaaaaacattTTCTACGTGTGGTTCTCATATGCTAGTTGTAACATTATTTTACGGTTCAGCTATGGCTGCTTATATGAAGCCTAGGTCATACTCTATACCAAATATGAACAAAATCCTAACAGTAATTTATGCAGTTATAATTCCAATGTTGAATCCTTTAATATATACCCTTAGAAATAAAGAGGTCAAAAGAGCAGTTATGAAAGTCTCCATAAGTAAAGTTATGATGCATATTTTGTATATTCGGTCAAATAAATGTAACAGCATGTATAAAGTTGTTGTCCCACAATTAAATAttacaggggttgtcccaagatgaaatgttatcccctaaccacaagataggtgatagcaTGCTGATCGATGGGGGCCTAACAACTGGGccccccaccaatcacgagaatgGAGGTGTCCTTTTCTTtttcattgaatggagtggcaagtCGGACTGTCAGTACGGTTTATGGATTGTAATTTATGGAGATATATACATTATGACAACATGTTTTTTTCTATTGCACTTTGTTAACACTATGTTTTAACTATATGCCATATTCACTGTATATGGTTAATTATTTTCTGATGCAAACCCCTCCCTCTTGATTGAGGCTTTCCTATACATGCACTGTTGTAACATGTGTtcactagcttgagaaaggctctatgttagagctgaaacgttgctgttttgactgatggaataaagcacatttttctatttttgctacatctctggagtgctgcctgattcttggaATATACATTTTGGGTGACTTTGGTCGTGTCCCTGGCAGGCTTGCTCCCTCATCTTTATGAACTGACTGTGCGGTTAACATTTTTTGGTTTCTCTATATTGGCTGGTTAACCTGCACGTCTTGAATATGACGTCTAATCTACAAAATGCTGGTGCTTTATGTCCTGATGTCTTCACTTATACTGAGGCTGATGCGGCACGGATTCTTAGAGGAGACATGGGAGAGGCTGCTTTCCTGAATATGCCGTCAGTTACGGATTTGAAGACTAAGAAAGAGATTGAATTTAAACGTCTTACCAGTTTACAACTACATTTGGCTACTTTGGGCGAGTACTACAAGGTAAAGAGGATACCGAGAGGTATGCGGTTTAGTATAAGGCCTAACCTCTTTACGGAAAATCCGGCCTTCTAATTGCGTTTTAACAGATTTCAAATAAATACGCTATGGATATCTTACTACTTAACATTGAATATCTTCAAAATGAAATATCTGCACTGACTCTTTGCATACAGGATACTAATATGAAACTGAAATCTTTATGCACTACTGGAGAATACGATACGATCAATGATGGAATCAACACTTTTTTGTCTAAACTGAAACTGGAGTTGGAAACGACTAAGAGAAAGAAGTGGTACAGAGACATGGAGGACTATAGCCGTGGTCATATTTACAGTTGGCAAAATGAGGATCAGAGAAAAACGGGATACATCCGAGACAATAAGAAGAAAAGGGTCCAAGCTGATTACAAAAGGGCACATGAGGGGGCGTTCCcttcctcttctgcctcttttTTAGGGGAAaccttggaaatatcccacatgacaGGAGACGCACCAGGTGGGGCGGCAGGAGGCATCACCAGCGATATACAACCATCACTCAACAAGATCCGCCATCCTGTGACTCGAGGGGCGAGCATGGCAAAGTGAAGGACATAGTGGTAAATGTTTCCACAAAATCTTTATCTGATGTCCAGTTAAAGGTGTTGCGTAAGGGCCTGTCTTATTGCCCAGCTAATAAGGTGGACTGGTTCCGCATTGAAACGGACTTATATCAATTCTTTAGAACTGTTAAACTCAAGGCCTGGTTTTCTAATAATGTTGTGACCTCTAAACCCAGGGACGCAGAGCTACAACTGAGGGACTTTGGCTTATCAAATAGGAGCTCATTTGTACCTCCATCTAATGCACCGGTTATTGAAGCATTCATTAATGCAGTCAGGAATGATATTGGTGAACTAAGAACTATTAATGAAGATCTCAAACTTAAGTATGCAAATATGTCTAGTGAAGAAATAACAGCTTTGAATGAACTTATCCATGATGACAGTATAGCCATAAAGCCTGCAGACAACGGCGGGGCAACTGTCGTCATGGATACTAATATGTATGTGCGGGAGGTCAATCGACAGCTTCTTGATACTAATGTTTATAAGAAAATCCCCTGTGACTCTAAATTTGGTATCTCTAAATTGATCTTGAGAATCCTCGATGAAGCTAAGGGCGGGGGTCTCATTGATAatgatttgaaaatatttttgctggTTGAATATCCGATTACTCCAGTTCTATATATACTACCAAAAATCCATAAGACACTACATAACCCACCAGGACGACCAATAGTCCCCAATACAGAGTCTATTTTCTCTAACATTGCCATATTTTTGGATAGAACCCTTACATGTTTTGCTACTGATGCTCAATCACATATACAGGACACCACAGATTTTTGGGTCAAACTACAGAATTTGAGTCTGGAAGAGGGTAGTGAGGTTATCCATGCCTCATTTGATGTGCTATCTTTATACACATCAATCCAACATGAGTGTGGGTTAAGAGCAGTTGAGGGGAGGCTGGCTGAATTGGAATATTCAACTGAGAGTAGCACATTATTACTGTTATTGCAGGAAGTCATATTGACCAACAACTATTTCTTGTTTCATGAgcaattttttactattttaacTTTCACCTTCTTGTCTATTCACAGATCACGATATTTGGGAACAATGGATGAACTCACCAGAAGTGTATCCGGCTAATTATGATTATACTGtactttttttcaataaaaattacatttaatgTTTATACTGTTTACTATAtatgtcagtggtgtatacattgGATCGTATTATTGTGCCCGTTTTCGTCCATATGGGCAGGTGGAGTAAGGATTAAGCAGGATGGTATATTGCCCCTtgcattccctttaagactgagGTTTGTTTGAACCTTTTTATAAATGTAGTATGGCAACTATATCCTACTTTTCTACAGCAACCTTTGATTTTGAACAGCCTTATCCATGTTACTAATCTAATAGCCTTTAAACAGATGCCCTATGCAGGATTGAGTGGGTGGGTTTATAGGCACCTATTCACATTATAGATGTGGATGAGGTGCTTTTTTCACGCCCGTGCATTTTTTGACTTTTCCCCTCTTAATTGAGGGGTAAGTCTATGATGCGCTCCTGTAGGTgtctctatatctatatctatatctatatatatatatatatatatatatatatatgtttatctgGTTGCTTGTACATATGTCTATGGATTGAGGTGCCTTTctacataatatagttacatttatatGGGGTAAAATATGGGTTAAAAGGTGCGTAGTCTGGCCCTATTCTTTTGGCCTTTTCCAGATTGTATTCTGGTCCCTGTACTGTATATCTCATGATTGCCGTTTGCACCGCATCTTCCCTGCGTTTTCCTTGCACACTTTTTGGAAATCATCTTGGAGCGAtactgacagatggtgtcagtttGCCCTTATATAATATGGCGTTCTCGGCACAGTATCTACGTTGGTGCATGCGTGGAAATGCGCAGTTGAACGATTCACCTCTGACATATTTGTTCTCCTGGGCATGCGCAATAGCGCACAGGGGACGCCGTCAGTAGCGCGGTtgttttgaactttagcagccgaTATAATCATGGTGAGTGTCTCCATTTGTTCTCTTAATGTATTCACAGGTGCCAGCAATACCTAATTGTGCACAATCATGGTTATGCACTGACTGTCAGTACGTTTTATGGATTGTAATTTATGGAGATATATACATTATGACATGACATGTTTTTTTCTATAGCACTTTGTTAACACTATGTTTTAACTATATGCCATATTCACTGTGTATGATTAATTATTTTCTGATGCAAACCCCTCCCTCTTGATTGAGGCTTTCCTATACATGCACTGTTGTAACATGTGTTCAGTAGCTTGTGAAGGGCtctatggtagagctgaaacgttgctgttttgactgatggaataaagcaaatttttctatttttgctacatctctggagtgctgcctgattcttggaatatacattttggttgactttggtcgtttccctggcgggcttgcaccctcatcTTTATGAACTGACTGTGCGGTTAACATTGTTTCTCTtaatatgattatggtgataccaaatttatgtgttttttaaaaaaaagaaatggtgtcttctgaaagccataacttttttatttttccgaagattgagcgatgtgagggcttattttttgcgagccagctgtcatttttattggtactattttaggttacatgcgactttttgttcatttatttttattccattttcttggagcgctaaggtgaccaaaaaacagcaatttggatgTTTTACAAATGcttcttttacggtgttcaccgagtggattaaataacgttatattgtaatagttcagacttttctgGTCATGGTGATACCAGTTACAGTATGTtaacttttcttatttttaacattattttaggaaaaaaatgtgaaaagaggtttttaaactttttaaaaaaaaattggaacataaaaaaaaacaactttatttaactgtcttttatttttttttagaagtccccctaggggacaagaATGAGTGATTGTTGGATTGCTCGCaggatatactgaaatactaatgtatattCTGATTCCCACAGtcccctatgaagccctgccggaggatgGGCTTCATAGAGTACAAAAATGCTCcaaggctgccatgacgaccatcgtCACTCTGCACTCATACCTGGCGATGCGGTGGCATGTGGCAGGGGGACGCCACCCTCATTCTAACgctttagatgctgtggtcgcatttgactgcagcatctaagtggtttaacaggcagaatcaaagtgatctttcattccacccgttgcagtgaggtgttgtgtGTATTACAAAAAGCTGACAcctttccatacttccccttaacggctgccacgtaAATGTACAtagcatgtcgttaaggggttaataaaaagtacCAGCTCAACTATGATGTAGAAAGTTCCTATATATTCATGTTCAACAACTGTTATTGTCTGATACATATTTGTAAGTAATTTTAAAGTACATTAATATGCACAGGACTGTAGGGTGGATGTGAACGGGCGACAAATGGCCGTTGATGTGATTAACTCTTTTTTTTACTGAAGTGTAGCCAGCAAACAAACTTTACCAGTGCAGCAACAACAAcagcatgaatatatatatatatatatatatatatatatatatatatacagtaccagacgaAAGTTTGGACACACCTTTTTATTCCATGGCatttcttgttgtttttttttattttctacattgtagaTTCATTTTGAAGACATAAAAACATTGAAGGAACACTTATGGAATTAAGTGGTAaactaaaaaaaatgataaacaaGCCAGAATctgtttcttttattttaaaTTCTTCAAAGCTTTTGCTTTGATGACAGCTTTGCACACTCTTGGCATTCTCTGAATCAGCTACATGAGGTAGTCATCTAGAATGGTTTTCAATTAAAAGATATGCCTTGTCAATAGATATTTTGTTGAATTTCTTGCCTTCATAATGTGTTTGAGACCATCAGTTGTGTTGTGCAGAGGTAGGATTGGTACACACTTCCATACTGTGTTTAGCCCTGTTCAACTGTTCTAATCCACACTATGGCAAGAACCACTCAACTAAGTAAAGAAAAATTACAGTCCATCCTTACTTTAAGACATAAAGGTCAGTCAATCCAGAAAATTTCAACAACTTTGAAGGTATCCTCAAGAGGAGTTATGAAAACTATAAAATGTTATGATGAAACTGGCTCTCATGAGGACCGCACCAGGAAAGGAAGATTTACCAGCCTCAGAAATTGCAAATTAACAGAACCTCAGATTAGAGCCCACATAcatgcttcatagagatcaagtaCCAGACACATCTCAACATCGACTGCTCAGAGGAGACTGCGAGAATCAAACCTGTATGGTCAAATTGCTGCAAAGAAGCAACTACTGTGgaacaagaagaagaagaaaatagCTTGGGCCAAAAAACACAAGGGTTGAATATTAGATCAGTGGaaatccaaatttttaatttttgtttcctACCGCCATGTCATTGTGAGACACATAAAAGGTGAGCAGATGGTTTTTTTACGTGTGCGGTCCCTACCATGAAGCATGGAGGAGGAGGTGTGATGGGGTGGGGGTGCTTTGCTGGCGATTTATAAAAAATTAAAGGAACGGGGGCGTGGCTAGCGGAGCAACGGAGTGGACGCGTCTGGAGGGAGCTCCGAGTATAAGTAACACACTTACCCCAATCACACGGAGAAAAACGGTCTTTTAGCCCCAAAAAACGAACCGGAGAGGGACAAGGAGTACATACCTGCTCCGAGGATCATTTTTAGAGTGGCCGAGACAGATTGTGCCGCCGCGGTCTAACAACGACCGGAGACCGGGGAGTAAATTTGGAGCCGCACCTGGCTGGAAAGCGTGCACGCAGCTGAAATAACAGCAGGAGCTCCAGGACATCGCGCTTCTTGCCTCATCTCAGCTCAGTAGAGCTCTCAGGTACGAATAAAGCCATTAGGCCTTTGGCAGAATCGCTTCAAGTAGAAGCCGGGGACTAGATTtaccaagaaaaagaaaaaggagggagagaaaaaaacagaaaaaaaaaaaacgccttcagGCCATTGGACAGGAAGTGCCTACTTTCCTGAAACAAAGGACTCAGCACAATATAAGAGCAAGGTGAAAGCTAACCaacaggaacaaaataccccttgCATAAACATAAAGGCTTAACGGTATCTGAATGTACCTGAATATGAATATCCATACATAGATTTATAACTTTAAATAACAAGAAATAGCAAGGCTCTTCCCCTGCTAGACCACATACCTTCTGACTAACTACATAATCCAAACATCTGGATGCTAGTGTAATACCGCACTCATGACTTgaattaaaatacaaaataattgcaCAAACCAATTAACATTTGGACCCTAATAACCCACAGCTCCAAAGGACATTACCTAAAAGAAACCCAGATCATGTGGTTGCTATAGGACTCCTGAAATGCCCTAATCTCATAATACCTTCTTCCAGCAAGTTGAATAAGGGGAATACAGATCACAATGGGGAAACCCATAAAAGGTTCAAATGAAGAACAAGCCAGGACTGGTAAAACTCCAAAAAAAAGGACAAGAGGTTGAAATCACCAGTAAAAAGCTGACCTTTGAAGAAAATCATAGCTCAAGATCGGAAAGGAAGGATAAAACCAAAGATAATTTCACCATTTCAAGCTGGTCAGACAGTGATGAAGAACAACCAACGACACATGATGCAGCTGACCTCAAAGAATATATAAAAGCACTACCTACAACAGACTGCATAAGGGGACTATTTAAAGAATTCACCCAGACAGTAAAAGAGGAAATATCGGATATGAGGAACGATGTCAAACAAGCCTTTACTAGaatacaatcactggaggacacttGTACTCAAGTCATCTCACATGCTGAAAGAATATCTGAGATACTCATTGATAAACAAAAAGAATCATATTTACAAAGGTTACATATAGATGACCTTGTAAATAGGTCTAGAAGAAATAATCTAAGAATAAGAGGTATCCCCGAAACAGTCGCAGACAAAGAAATCACTAATGTGCTCACACATATATTCAACGAACTTCTGGGGAAAGAAGGAAATACCGAAGTAGGTCTTGAAAGAGCTCACAGCGTTTTTAGACCCAGATCGGTTGGACCGGACAAACCAAGAGACATTCTTTGTTGCTTACAAAGCTTCAGAATGAAAGAGGAAATACTGCACAAAGCAAGATATGCGAGGAAAATAGAATATGAGGAATGCGAAATTGTCATATTTCAAGACCTCTCCAAACTAACTTTGGACCTAAGATGGCAATTACAACCTCTAACCAAAACACTAAGAGAGAGAAACATTTCATACAGGTGGATGTTCCCCTTTGGCCTTGCTATATCTCTACACAATAAAACACTGACCATCAAAACACCAGAAGACTTGGAATTTGTTCTCAACAAATTAGACCTCTCTCATCTACAAATACCAGACTGGACTCGCCCAGAAGATGAAATCAACTTCCAAAACAGGATAACTGGGAAACAGCTACCCCAAAGAAAACAAAGAAGATGAAAAAGACCGATCCGGAAGCTGGGAAAACTCCGAAAAGATGAGGAAGATAGAAAATTACTTCAATATCCTTTTGCGAAATTTAATTGATATTTTTATATCTGTATGTTTATTATAATTCTTTAGACTTTGAGTTTGGTTCTAAAATGTAAATTACCTCTCTTGCTACGCAAACTTTTTCAGGTTTAGATACCACCCCACCCCCCCGGGAAATTTGATTTATGCTATAAACCCCGGTCAAGATTGGAATGATTTCCTATAGATCTCTACCGGCAGCATATTTGTGTtggatatatacaaatataccaacAATCATACGTTCACCCTATCTAAAACACACCCAATTGTTTAAGATGTATTTAATTCTTGTTATTACTGTTCTGTCTCTGCTGAATCTTACTATCAGAACAAATTATATGTACTATTTAAATAATGGCTGAACTTAAAATAGCTACGTACAATGTTAAAGGCATCAATGTACCTGGTAAGAGACTACAAATACTTTAATTCTTAGAAAAGGAGAAAATAGACATAGCATTTCTACATGAAACCCActtcaaaaaaaattataccccattaacaaaaaataaaatcttcacGAAATGGTACAACTCTTCAACACCCCTTAAAAGATCTAAGGGTGTCGCAATCATCATTAATAAAAAAGTTCCCTTCAAATGTAAAGATGTGTTACTGGATACTGAAGGTAGATATGTTCTTTTGAAGGGGTATATACTTGGTAAAATATTCACATTCGCAAATCTATACGTGCCTAATAATAACCAAGAGAAGTTCATCAaacaattaatgcaaaaattggaaCAATTCAAGGAAGGTGAATTGATTCTAGGAGGCGAATTTAATATTCCACTCCAACCCTCAATAGACACTTCTAACAACAGTTCATAAATTTCATATAAAAAacttaaatgtataaaaaaaactacttgCAGAAGCTCACTTGGTAGACTCATGGAGAATTAAAAATCCTTCTTGCCGAGATTATTAATTTTACTCGGCGGTCCACAAAAAAATATTCTAGAATAGACTACCTATTTGTACCTCACTCTCTTATCAACACGATAACTCAAGTAAAATATGGTTCTATCACACAGTCGGACCATGCTCCACTTTTGTTACTCCTTTCTTTCACTCAAAAACAAAATGGCAACTATTTTAATTGGAAATTAAACGACAGTTTGCTCACCAACAAAGAAGACAAAACCTACATACTCTCACGTATAAAAGACTATTTCCTAGACAACTGTCCAGACAACATATGTAACTCGAATAtctgggaagcccataaagcTGTAATCATAGGCTTTCTAATTGAACTAGGCgctaggaaaaaaaaagaaacaaacaaacaaattacaaacattttagaaaaaataaaagtattggaATTTAAACATAAAAAATCACTATGTATAAAATCAGAAAAGGATCTATTCAAATTGCGTGCAGAACTGAAGGAGCTACTGAACTATAATACCGAAAAAAACTTCTACTTCGCGAAGTTCAAAAGGTACATGGCAGCCGACAAATGTGGAAAGAGACTAGCCAATTTAATCAGAAAAGAACATTCAAATACATTTATAcctaaaataaaagataaaagaaACATACTACTGCATACAACAGAAGATATATCTAGGGAATTCTGTGGCTTCTACTCAGAATTATACCACTTAAAAAACCAAGACCAAACACTGAACAAAAAAACGGATCTAATAAATAAACTACTCGACAATAtaaccctcactcacatttcagaGACTCAAAGTCAAATACTAACCTCTCCTTTCACAAAACAAGAAATAGAGAACGCCATAAATAATAGCCCGAAAGTTAAAAGCCCAGGTCCAGATGGGTACTCTATGGCATACTATAAAATATTTAGAGACACTCTATCCCCCTTTCTGACACAGTATTTCAACACCATAGATTTTAATAACCCCTTCTGTAAAGAGTCACTGATCGCTCACATTACCCTAATACCCAAAGAAGGAAAATATCCCACCCTCTgcggtaattacaggcccatctcTCTGATAAATAATGATGTAAAACTTTTAGCAAAAATAATCGCAAATAGAATTAAACAATTTCTACCAAACATAATTAACCTAGAACAAGTGGGCTTTACACTAGGCAGGGAAGCTAAAGATAACACGGTTAGGATTCTGTATGTGATTCAAATAGCCAGGAGTAAAAACTTTCCTATTGCTCTGCTGACtactgatgccgaaaaggcatttgtcAGAGTAGACTGGTTGTTCCTAAAATTGACACTACAAAAATTTGGCCTTCCATCTACATTTATAGACAAAATTATGGCTTTGTACAAAAATCCATCCGCGAAACTCAAAATAAACTGAGAATTCTCACCCCAAATAGAAATAAAGAACGGCACATGACAAGGATGTCCATTGTCTCCATTGTTATTTATAATGACCATGGAAGTCCTGGCCCAAATGATTAGGGAAAACAAGGAGATTACTGGACTTATGTGTAATAAAGAAGAACACAAGACCGTCGCATTTTGCAGACGATATGTTAATCATCTTATCCAATCCAAGAAAATCGAT
Protein-coding regions in this window:
- the LOC142656602 gene encoding olfactory receptor 2B8-like; amino-acid sequence: MLQKNGTVFTEFILLGLSSNPRTQTTLFVIFLIVYIFTVLGNVMIIVVTLTDSSLQTPMYFFITNLSFIDIFFSSSTTPRMLKDMLLFRKTSSLAECVVQMYIFLSLGSSECILLAIMAYDRYMAICYPLHYTTVMERTVCIKIATGNWISGFLLSIFHVVLIWTMYFCDNNKINHFVCEAPELLSLGCGNVSVVEFVIFVFGVLVLIIPIVFIITSYIQIIRAILKMKTSEVQQKTFSTCGSHMLVVTLFYGSAMAAYMKPRSYSIPNMNKILTVIYAVIIPMLNPLIYTLRNKEVKRAVMKVSISKVMMHILYIRSNKCNSMYKVVVPQLNITGVVPR